Sequence from the Burkholderia stabilis genome:
ACGTATACACTCGGCCCGCGCGGCACGGTGCTGTGTGTCGCGGCGACGCCGTCCGGCGCGCGCGCGCAGTTCGCGGCGGTGCTGGCGACCGGTAACCGCGCGTTGTTCGCCGGCGCGGCCGGCGAGGCGCTCGTCGTCGCGCTGCCGGCGTCGCTGAAGGCGCACGCGGCCGTGCGCAAGCAGGCCGACGCGGCGTTCGACGCGGTGCTGTTCGAAGGCGACAGCGACGAACTGCAGACGCTCGTGAAGGACGTCGCGCAGCGCCCGGGCCCGATCGTGTCGGTGCAGGGCGTGTCGGTGGGCGCGTTCGAGAACGGCGACGCGGAGGATTACGCGCTCGAACGGCTGTTGACGGAGCGCTCGGTGAGCGTGAACACGGCTGCGGCGGGCGGCAATGCGAATTTGATGACGATCGGCTGATCATCCTTGCCGTTCGGATCAAACAAAGGAAGCGGCAAGGCGATCCCGAAGCCGCTCCATTTACCCTGGTACCAAGGAGATGCTATGCAACACACGATGAAAAAGCTGGCAGGCGCGACGTTCGTCGCGGTCATGTCGCTGGCGGGGACGGCCCATGCGGATGACGTGAAGATCGGTTACGCAGGGCCGATGACGGGCGCGCAGGCGCACTACGGCAAGGATATGCAGAACGGGATCGTGCTCGCGCTGGAAGATTTCAACGCGACGGGCCCGAAGATCGGCGGCAAGCCGGTGAAGTTCGTGCTCGACACGCAGGACGACCAGGCTGACCCGCGCACGGGCACGACGGTGGCGCAGAAGCTCGTCGACGACGGCATCAAGGGCATGCTCGGCCACTTCAACTCGGGCACGACGATTCCCGCCTCGCGCATCTACGCGAACGCGGGCATTCCGCAGATCGCGATGGCGACGGCGCCGGAATACACGCAGCAGGGTTACAAGACGACCTTCCGCATGATGACGTCCGACACGCAGCAGGGCTCGGTGGCGGGCACGTTCGCGTCGAAGGATCTCGGCATGAAGAAGATCGCGATCGTCGACGACCGCACGGCTTACGGCCAGGGTCTCGCCGACCAGTTCGAGAAGGCCGCGAAGGCCGGCGGCGCGACGATCGTCGACCGCGAATTCACGAACGACAAGGCGGTCGACTTCAAGGCGATCCTGACGAAGCTGAAGGCGGCGAAGCCGGATCTCGTCTACTACGGCGGCGCGGATTCGCAGGCAGCGCCGATGGTCAAGCAGATGAAGACGCTCGGCATCCCGGCACCGCTGATGAGCGGCGAAATGGTGAAGACGCCGACGTTCCTGAAGATCGCGGGCAACGCGTCGGAAGGCACGATCGCTTCGCTGGCAGGTCTCCCGCTCGAAGAGATGCCCGGCGGCAAGACCTACGCCGACAAGTACAAGAAGCGCTTCGGCGAAGAAGTGCAGACGTACTCGCCGTATGCGTACGACGGCGCGATGGCGATGCTCAACGCGATGAAGAAGGCCGATTCGACCGACCCGGCGAAGTACCTGCCGCTGCTCGCGAAGAGCGACATGGCGGGTGTCACGTCGACGCACGTCGCGTATGACGCGAAGGGCGACCTGAAGAACGGCGGCATCACGATGTACAAGGTCGAGAAGGGCGAGTGGAAGCCGCTGAAGAGCATCGGCGGCAAGTAAGCAGCATGCGGATCGCGGGCGTCGGCGCACGTCGCCGCCCGCTCGATCATGCGAAAAAGCCACCGGGCCGTCGGGCCCGGTGGCTTTTTTTATCGGCGCGGGCAGGCGCTACTCGCCGCGCACGCGCAGCAGGAATTTCTGCAGCTTGCCCGTCGGCGTGCGCGGCAGCGCCTGCGCGAACGTGAACTCGCGCGGAATCTTGTACGCGGCGAGCCGCTCGCCGCAGAACGCGCGCAACGCGTCCGCATCGGTCGCCGCACCCGCGCGCATCACGACGTGCGCGACGACCGTCTCGCCCCAGTCGGGATGCGGGATGCCGACCACGGCCGCCTCGGCGATGTCCGGGTGCGCGCCGAGCACGTCCTCGACTTCCTTCGAATAGACGTTCTCGCCGCCGGTCACGATCATGTCCTTCAGCCGGTCGACGATGAACAGGTAGCCATCCTGATCGATTCGCGCGATGTCGCCGGTGCGATACCAGCCGTCCGGCGCGAACGCGGCGCGCGTCGCGGCCGCGTCGTCGAGATAGCCGAGCATCATGCTGTCGGCCTTCAGCCAGATCTCGCCGGCCTCGCCCGGCCGCGCATCGATACTGTCCATCCGCACGACGCGCAGGTCGACGCCCGGGCCACCCTGGCGGCCGATCGAACCGGCCTTCGCGACCTGCTCGTCCGGATACAGCGTCGTGCCGGCCGGGCCCGTTTCCGTCATCCCGTACACCTGGAAGAACGCGTCGGTGCGATACGCGCGCGCGAGCCGCTCGGCCTGCGCGGCGCCGATCGGGCCGCCGCCGTACAGCCACGCGCGCACGCTCGACAGGTCGAACGCCGCGAAGCCGTCGATCGTGTCGAGCGGCAGCGTGTACGACACCGGCGCACCGAAATACAGCGTCACGCGCTCGCGCTCGATGGTCTGCAGGAACCGCAGCGGATGGTATTCGCGCAGCAGCACGACGGTGCCGCCCGCGTACAGCGTGCCGCCGAACCAGTTGTTCAGCGGCGACGAATGCCAGATCGGCATCGCCATCAGCGTGCGCTCGTTGCGGCCGATGCCGGTCGCGAGCGCCGCCGCCATCGCCGCGAACGTCACGGTGCGGTGGCTGTGCACGCAGCCTTTCGGGCGGCCGGTCGTGCCGGACGTGTAGAGGATCTGCGCGATATCGCCGTCGGCCGGCTCGATGCCCGCGACGCCGTCCATTGCCGCGCACATCGTGTCGAAGCGCGGCACGCCGTCGAGCTCGCCTTCGGTCACGAGCCGCCGCGCGGGATGCACGATCCGTTCGAGCACCGGCGCGAGCGTCACGTCGAACAGGATCGCCTTGCTGCGGCTGTGTTCGAGCACGTAGTCGACTTCCGGTGCCTGCAGCTTGTGGTTGATCGGCACGAACACCGCGCCGAGCCGCCACGCGCCGAACATCAGGTCGACGAACGCGGGCGTGTTGAAGCACATCGCCGCGACACGATCGCCGGCGCCGACGCCGAGCGCGCTCAGCACGGCCGCCGCGCGGTGCGAGCGCTCGCGCGCGTCGGCATAGGTGATCGTCGCGTATTCGTTGACGAGGAACGGCTTGTCGGGCGTCGCGCGGGCGGCGCGGTCGAGGGCGGCGACGAGGTTCATCAGGGCTCCGGGCGGGGCGAACGAAGGCGGGCGAGAAAGTCAGGCCGGGTACGCGCGCTGCAGCAGCGCGGCGACGTCGATCGCGTGCGGATCGAAACCGCCCGCGATACGGCCCCAGTCGGGCGCCGCGAGCCGCGTCGCGACGAATGCGTCGGCGACGGCCGTTGGCGCATCGCGGCGCAGCAGGCACGCCTGCGCGACGAGCGCGAGCCGCTGCGCGAACACGCGGGCCGACGCCTCGAGCGTGTCGGCCGGCGCGGCGAGCATCGCGCGCAGCGTATCGAGCGCCGCAAGGATGCGCGGTTCGCCCGCGCCGAGGTCGGCCAGTTCGGCGAACAGCGCGGCGGCCGCGTCGGGCTCGCGCGACACCGCGCGCAGCACGTCGAGGCACATCACGTTGCCAGAGCCTTCCCAGATCGAATTGACGGGCGCCTCGCGGAACAGCCGCGCGATCGGGCCGTCGTCGACGTAGCCGTTGCCGCCGAACACTTCCATCACTTCGCCGGTCAGCTCGACCGCGCGCTTGCAGACCCAGAATTTCGCGGCGGGCGTGACGATGCGCTTCCACGCGCGTTCGCGCGGCGAGTCGTCGCGCTCGAACGCATCGGCGAGGCGCATCGCGAGCACGAGCGCGGCCTCGCTTTCGAGCGCGAGATCGGCGAGCACGGTGCGCATCAGCGGCTGCTCGGCGAGCGCGCGGCCGAACGCATGGCGCTGGCGCGCGTACGCGATCGCCTGCACGACACCCTGGCGCAGCATCGCCGCGCTGCCGAGCACGCAGTTCAGCCGCGTATAGGTGGCCATCTCGATGATGGTCGGAATGCCGCGGCCTTCGTCGCCGAGCATGATCCCCCATGCGTCGTTCAGCTCGATTTCGCTGCTGGAATTGCTGCGGTTGCCGACCTTGTTCTTCAGCCGCTGGAGCTCGACCGCGTTCTTCGTGCCGTCCGGCCGCCAGCGCGGCACGTAGAAACACGACGGGCTGCCGCCTTCGGTGTGCGCGACGACGAGGTGCGCGTCGCACATCGGCGCGGAGAAGAACCACTTGTGGCCGCGCAGCCGGTATTCGCCGCCGCGTCCGCCCGCGCCGACGGCCGTCGCGAGCGTCGTGTTCGCGCGCACGTCGGAGCCGCCCTGTTTCTCGGTCATCCCCATGCCGAACCAGATCGCGCGCTTGTCGGCGATCGGCACGTCGCGCGGATCGTAGTCGTCGCTGTAGAGCTTGTCGCGCAGCAGGTCCCACAGCGCGGGCTCTTTCTGCAGCACGGGGATCGCGGCCTGCGTCATCGTCGCCGGGCACAGCGTGCCGGCCTCGATCTGGCCGTGCAGGTAGAAGCCGGCCGCGGTCGCGGCCCAGCGGCCGCGGCGCGAATCGCGGAACGCGAGCGACACGAAACCTTCGTGGCGGTACTGGCCGAGCAACGCGTGCCACGCCGGGTGGAAATCGACGCGGTCGATGCGCCGGCCGCGCCGGTCGAACGTGTTCAGCTCCGGCGTGTGTCGGTTCGCTTCGTCGGCGAGTTGCGCGGTGTCGGCGCTGCCGAGCCGCGCGCCGTACGCGTCGAGCTGCGGCATCGCCCAATCGGCGCCCGCGCGGGCAAGCGCCTCGCGCAGCGCGACGTCGGTCGCGAAGAGGTTATAGTCGACCAGTTCGTCGAACTGGTTCGTGACGTCGTGAGTCGATTCGGTCATCAAGCGTGTCTCCGGTCTCATGCTTCGCGGGCGGCCGGCGTCGTGCAACACGGGTGGCGCTGCGGCGCTGATTCCGGCCCCCGGTAAACGCGTTCCCTGCTGAATTCAGAGTAGCAAATATGCCGCCGCGACATGTTCAGGTTCCGGCGCCGCCCGGCCAGCCGGCGGCGCAACCCGCGCCCGCATTGCGCCGCCGGCCGCGCCAGCAGCGCGCGCAGGCGAGCTCCGACGCGCTCCAGCAGGCGTTCGTTCAGCTTTTGCTCGAGCGCGGCTACGCGAAAGCGACGATCCGCGAGATCGCGGCCGTCGCGGGCGTGAGCATCGGCACCTTCTACGAGTATTTCGGCGATAAGCAGAGCCTCGCGGCGCTCTGCATCCACCGCCGCGTGCTGGCGATGGCCGACCGGCTGCGCGATGTGGCCGGGCGCCTGCGCGGCGCGCCGCGGGCCGAACTCGCGGCGGCGCTCGTCGACGTACAGGTCGACGCGATCGCCGCCGACGCCGCGCTGTGGAGCGCATTCTTCACGCTGGAGCGGCAGGTGTCGCCGCTCGCCGCGTACCGCCGGCATTACGACGCGTATGTCGCGCTGTGGCGCGACGCGCTCGCGCAGGCGGCCGACCCGCCGCCGGCCGCGCGGCTCGACGGGCTCGCGCGGATGGCGCACACGGTCTGCTACGGCGGCCTCTCGCAGGCGTTGCTGACGCTCGGGCCCGCGCTCGATTTCGCCGCGTTGCGCGGTGAGCTGCGCGCCGTGCTGCTCGCGTACCTGGCGGCGGCGGGCGTCTAGCATTCCGTAGGGGAAATGCCTGATACGCATATCGGGCCCGCAGGCTCGCCTTGCCGCTGCGCGCTTCTCACCGGCAGCCATGAGAAAAATGCATGGCCGCCATGACGAACTTTCGTTTGTCCGTCGATATTGGCTGGGGCTAAATCATGCGGCAGGTGCAGGGCTGCGTGTATCGCGCGGGCCGGCGCCACGGACATCAGAAGGAGGAGTCATGCGAAGCGCCACCGCGCCCCGTTCGAAACTGCCCGACGTCGGGACGACGATCTTCACCGTCATCGGCCAGCTGGCCGCGCAGCACGATGCGCTGAACCTGTCGCAGGGCGCGCCGAATTTCGCGCCCGATCCGGCGCTCGTCGAAGGCGTCGCGCGGGCGATGCGCGACGGGCACAACCAGTACGCGCCGATGGCCGGGCTCGCGTCGCTGCGCGAGCGGCTCGCCGAGAAGACCGAGGCGCTGTACGGCACGCGCTACGACCCGGCTACCGAGATCACGGTGATCGCGAGCGCGAGCGAAGGGCTCTACGCGGCGATCAGCGCGCTCGTGCATCCGGGCGACGAGGTGATCTATTTCGAGCCGTCATTCGACAGCTATGCGCCGATCGTGCGGATGCAGGGCGCGACGCCCGTCGCGGTCAAGTTGTCGCCCGAACATTTCCGCGTGAACTGGGACGAGGTGGCCGCGGCGATCACGCCGCGCACGCGGATGATCATCGTGAACACGCCGCACAACCCGACCGCGACCGTGTTCTCGGCCGACGATCTCGAACGGCTCGCGCAGCTCACGCGCGGCACCGACATCGTGGTGCTGTCCGACGAGGTGTACGAGCACGTCGTGTTCGACGGCGCGCAGCACCAGAGCATGGCGCGCCACCGCGAGCTGGCCGAGCGCAGCGTGATCGTGTCGTCGTTCGGCAAGTCGTTCCACGTGACGGGCTGGCGGGTCGGCCATTGCCTCGCGCCGGCCGAATTGATGGACGAGATCCGCAAGGTGCACCAGTTCATGGTGTTCGCGGCCGACACGCCGATGCAGGTCGCGTTCGCGGAGATTCTCGCGCGGCCGGACAGCTATCTCGGCCTGTCGGCGTTCTACCAGGCCAAGCGCGACCTGCTCGCGCGCGAGCTGGCCGATTCGCGCTTCGAGCTGCTGCCGAGCGAAGGCTCGTTCTTCATGCTCGCGCGCTTCCGGCACTTCTCGGACGAAAGCGACAGCGATTTCGTGCTGCGCCTGATCCGCGACGCGCGCGTCGCGACGATTCCGCTGTCGGCGTTCTATACCGACGGCACCGATGCCGGCGTGATCCGGCTCAGTTTCTCGAAGGACGACGCGACGCTGGTCGAAGGCGCGCGGCGGCTGCGTTCGCTGTAAGCGGTAACCGGCGACGGGGACGTCGCATCGACCAGACACAGGAGATCACGATGAAGCACCCGGCAACCCTGAAACTCGCATTCGCACTCGCGTGCGCCATTGGCTCCGGCGCGGCGCTCGCCGATGCGCAGACGCTGCGCTTCGGCCTCGAGGCGCAATACCCGCCGTTCGAATCGAAAGCGCCGAACGGCGACTTGCAGGGCTTCGACATCGACGTCGGCAATGCCGTCTGCCAGACGGCAAAGCTGTCGTGCAAATGGGTCGAGACGTCGTTCGACGGCCTGATTCCCGCGCTGAAGGGCCGCAAGTTCGACGCGATCAACTCGGCGATGAACGCGACCGAGCAGCGTCGCCAAGCGATCGACTTCACGACGATCATCTATCGCGTGCCGACCCAGCTGATCGCGCGCACCGGCAGCGGCCTGCTGCCGACGCCCGAATCGCTGAAGGGCAAGCGCGTCGGCGTGCTGCAGGCGTCGATCCAGGAAACCTTCGCGAAGGCGCACTGGGAGCCGGCCGGCGTCGCGATCGTCGCGTACCAGGACCAGAACCAGGCGTATGCCGATCTCGTGTCGGGCCGCCTCGACGCGACGCTCGTGCTCGCGCCGTCCGGCCAGCGCGGCTTCCTGTCGCGTCCGGACAGCAAGGGCTTCTCGTTCGTCGGCCAGCCGGTGCACGACGACAAGATCCTCGGCAGCGGCATCGCATTCGGCCTGCGCAAGGGCGACGACGCGCTGAAGACGAAGCTCGACGCCGCGATCGACAAGCTGAAGGCCGACGGCACGGTGAAGACGCTCGGCCGCAAGTATTTCGGCGATATCGACATCTCGACGAAGTAAGCGGGTCGCGCGATGCAGACCCGGGATACCGCCGCGCCGAGCGGCGAACAGGGCGACGCGCCGCTCGCGGGCGACGCGCTCGAAACCGTGCTCCTCGCCGAACTGGGCGAGGCACTCGTCACGCGTTCGGCCGACATCGATCCGCGTTACTTCACTGCGTACAACGAACCGGCCGGCGTACGGCCCCGTGCGCTGGTGCGCCCGCGCAGCGTTGACGACGTGTCGCGCACGCTCGCGCTGTGTGCGCGGCTCGGCCAGCCGGTCGTGCCGCAAGGCGGGCTGACGGGGCTCGCGCGCGGCGCGGTCGCGCTCGGCGGCGAAGTGGTGCTGTCGATGGAACGCTTCGCGGGCATCGAAGCGCTCGACGCGGCGGCCGGCACGATGACCGTGCGCGCGGGCACGCCGTTGCAGACGGTGCAGGAAGCCGCGGAGGCGGCGGGCTTCACGTTCGGCGTCGATCTCGGCGCGCGCGGCTCGTGCCAGATCGGCGGGATGCTCGCGACGAATGCGGGCGGCACGCGCGCGATCCGCTACGGGATGATGCGTGAACAGGTGCTCGGGCTCGAGGCCGTGCTCGCGGACGGCACGGTCGTGTCGTCGATGAACCGGATGCTGAAGAACAACGCGGGTTACGACCTGAAGCAGCTGTTCATCGGCAGCGAGGGCACGCTCGGCGTCGTCACGCGCGCCGTGCTGCGGCTGCATCCGTTGCTCGCCGTGCCGGCCACGGCGCTCTGCCGCGTGCGCGATTACGACGCGGTGCTCGGATTGTGGAACCGCGTGCGCACGCTGCCGGAGGTCGTCAGCTTCGAGGCGATGTGGCCGGCGTTCTACGACTACGTCGCGCGTCATACGCCGGGCGTCATTGCGCCGTTCGCAGGCGACGGCGGTTTCGCGGTGCTGATCGAGTGCGCGACGAGCGCGCCTGGCGGCGACGCGCACGAGGCGCTGGAAACCGGCCTCGCGGCGGGCATCGACGCGGGGCTCGTGGACGACGCCGTGCTCGCGACGTCGGAGCGGCAGGCGCGCGATTTGTGGACGCTGCGCGAAGGCCTCGCGATCGATGCGCTGCCGCATCTCGTCAACTTCGACGTGAGCCTGCCGACCGGCGAACTCGGAGCGTTCGCCGAACGCTGCGAGGCGGCGCTGCGCGCGCGCTGGCCGGATGTCGTGTGCCTGTTCTTCGGCCATGTCGGCGACGGCAACGTGCATATCGGCGTATCGCTTGCCGGGATGACCGACGCGGATGCCGACGCGCTCGATCACTGCGTGTACGCCGTGGTGCGGGACATGGGCGGCTCGGTCTCGGCCGAGCACGGGATCGGCGCGCTCAAGCGGCCTTATCTCGCGCACACGCGCAGCGACGCGGAAATCGGGCTGATGCGACGCCTGAAGGCCGCGCTCGACCCGCGCGGCATCCTGAATCCCGGCAAGGTGCTTTGATCGCGGCGATGCCCGCTGCTGGCGGGCGTCGGCGTTCGTTGCGCGTCAGCCGTCCACCCAGCGCAGCGCGCCGATCTTCAGGTGTTCGACGACGCTGCGCGCCCAGTCGAGCTCCGCATTGAGCAGCACGAGCGCATGCTCGTTCTGCAGCAGGAACAGGCGCGGCACCTGTTCGGCCTGCGCGGTGTTGCGCAGCGCTTCCAGACGCTCGCGCTCGGCGTCGAGCCGCGCGATGCGAAGTTCGAGCTGGTGCCGCGCATCTTCCGCATCCAGCAGCGGCAGGAAAGCGAGGCCGGCGCCGAATGCCGGGAATTCGCGCGCGGGCTCCGCGAGCAGCGCATGCAGCCACGTCTGGCCGGCCGTGTGCCCGGCCTCGGTCAGCGCATAGAGCGTGCGCTCCGGAAACGCGCCGTCGCGCTCGGTGTCGTGCACGGCGATCAGCCCGTCGCGCAGCAGCCGGTCGATCGTCTGGTAGAGGCTCGTGCGCTGCCGCACGTTGACGACTTCGTCATACCCGCGCGCCTTCAGTTGTTGCAGCATCCCGTACGGATGCATCGGCGCTTCGGTGAGCGTCGCGAGGACCGCGAGCGCAAGCGGGGACGGGCGACTCGTAGACATGAATAGTTATGATGTATCTAGTAAGAATATGACTATTCTCAACCAGACTATCTTATTTCACAAGGGTGTCAGCCGAGGTGCGAGCGCTTCGCGGCCGGCGCGACGGTTTCCATCGTCGCGAGACCATGCACGATTCCGCAATCCTCGACCGAATGCTCGCCGACGCACTGGCGGCGCAATTCGATGAGCTGGTCGCGCAGATGCGTGAGTTCGGCGAGGCGCGCGTCGACGTGCCCGATGTGTTCGTCGAGCAGCGAATTGATCGAATCGCAGCGGTCGGCCGGCGTGTCGGTGAGCTGCAGCAGCGCGCGGATCTCGTCGTGCGCCATGTCGAGCGCGCGACAGTTGCGGATGAAACGCAGCCGTTCGACGTGCACGTCGGTGTAGTTGCGGTAGTTGGCGTCGGTGCGTTCCGCATCCGGCATCAGACCCTCCTTCTCGTAGAAGCGGATCGTTTCGGGCGTGCAGCGGGCCGCTTTGGCCAGTTCGCCGATCTTCATGTCTTTCTCCCGTGTAAGGGTTGACCTTGTAGTGGCTTCAGGGTGTTAACTGTACTCCGTCAAGCCATTGAAAGCCATTGAGGAGGTTGTCATGACCGACGCCCAGCGTACCCACGACCCACGACACCGTCATGCCGGCGGCGCCGATACGTGCTGCGCCGACGCGCGCGACACGCAGGCGGCGACCGTTGCCGACGCGGCGCCGGCGGCCGGCGAGCGCGCGCACGGCGAGGCCGCAGCACACGATCACGTCCATGACCACGGCGGCCACGATCACGACCATGCGCACGGTGATGCGCATCGGCACGGCGCCGCGTGTTCGCATGGCCACGCCGCACACGGCGATGCGGGTCACGATCATGCGCACGGCGCCGCACATGTACACGGCGCCGCGTGCTCGTCCGATCACGCGGCGCACGACCATGCCGGTCACGACCACGACCACGACCACGACCACGACCACGCGGCCGGCGACTGCTGCGCGCCTGCCGCGCTGACGCTCGCGCCGCTGCCGGCCGCGCAGGCGACCGCGTCGGGCCACGTTCGCTCCGCGTTCCGGATCATGCAGATGGATTGCCCGACCGAGGAAACGCTGATCCGCAAGAAGCTCGGCGGGATGAGCGAAGTGTCGGCGCTCGAATTCAACCTGATGCAGCGGATGCTGACGGTCGACCACGTGCCGGGCGCACAGCCGGCGATCGAAGGCGCGATCCGCACGCTCGGGATGACGCCGGAGGCCGCATCGGCCGGCGCGCCGGCGTCGCGCGTCGCGCCGCCGCCCGCGAAGCCGTGGTGGCCGCTGGCGCTGGCCGGCGTCGCCGCGATCGCATCCGAGGGCGCGACCTGGGCCGGCCTGCCCGTGTGGCTCGCGGCGGCGCTCGCGCTCGTCGCGGTGCTCGCGTGCGGGCTCACCACGTACAAGAAGGGCTGGATCGCGATTCGCAACGGCAACCTGAACATCAACGCGCTGATGAGCATCGCGGTCACGGGCGCGATGGCGATCGGCCAGTGGCCCGAAGCCGCGATGGTGATGGTGCTGTTCACGATCGCCGAACTGATCGAGGCGAAGTCGCTCGACCGCGCGCGCAATGCGATCCAGGGGCTGATGCAGCTCGCGCCGGACACCGCGACCGTGCAGGACGCGGACGGTTCGTGGCGCACGATCGAGGCCGCGCAGGTCGCGCTCGGCGCGGTGGTGCGCGTGAAGCCGGGCGAGCGGATCGGGCTGGACGGCGAAGTCGTCGCGGGCCGCTCGACGGTCAACCAGGCGCCGATCACCGGCGAAAGCCTGCCGGTCGAGAAGACCACCGGCGACGCCGTGTATGCGGGCACGATCAACGAATCAGGTTCGTTCGAATACCGCGTGACGGCCGTTGCCGCCAACTCGACGCTCGCACGGATCATCCAT
This genomic interval carries:
- a CDS encoding heavy metal translocating P-type ATPase is translated as MTDAQRTHDPRHRHAGGADTCCADARDTQAATVADAAPAAGERAHGEAAAHDHVHDHGGHDHDHAHGDAHRHGAACSHGHAAHGDAGHDHAHGAAHVHGAACSSDHAAHDHAGHDHDHDHDHDHAAGDCCAPAALTLAPLPAAQATASGHVRSAFRIMQMDCPTEETLIRKKLGGMSEVSALEFNLMQRMLTVDHVPGAQPAIEGAIRTLGMTPEAASAGAPASRVAPPPAKPWWPLALAGVAAIASEGATWAGLPVWLAAALALVAVLACGLTTYKKGWIAIRNGNLNINALMSIAVTGAMAIGQWPEAAMVMVLFTIAELIEAKSLDRARNAIQGLMQLAPDTATVQDADGSWRTIEAAQVALGAVVRVKPGERIGLDGEVVAGRSTVNQAPITGESLPVEKTTGDAVYAGTINESGSFEYRVTAVAANSTLARIIHAVEEAQGAKAPTQRFVDQFARVYTPIVFAVALLVAVVPPLVMGGAWQDWIYRALVLLVIACPCALVISTPVTIVSGLAAAARRGILVKGGVYLEEGRKLAWLALDKTGTITHGKPVQTDFDVHASGADAERVRHLGASLAARSDHPVSQAIAAAAREAGTAAFADVQDFEAIVGRGVRGTIDGARYWLGNHRLVEELERCSAALEAKLDALERQGKSVVVLVDDARVLGIFAVADTIKDTSREAIADLHALGIRTAMLTGDNPHTAQAIAQQAGIDDARGNQLPEDKLAAVEELSAGGAGAVGMVGDGINDAPALARADIGFAMGAMGTDTAIETADVALMDDDLRKIPAFVRLSRATHRVLVQNISFALGVKIVFLGLTVAGLGTMWMAVFADAGASLIVVGNGLRLLSSSGAFGGAQAKR